The Nitrospirales bacterium genome includes a window with the following:
- the purF gene encoding amidophosphoribosyltransferase: MMTFIPEETLRTAPDKFQEECAVFGVYGHREAANLTYLGLYALQHRGQEGSGIVSSDGERLYQRKGMGLVADIYSKKILKGLTGTKSIGHNRYSTAGESDMKNVQPLTVNFAFGNLALAHNGNLINASMLRGELEAYGAIFQSDSDSEVIVHLIAHSHGDTLLDRIIEALGLIRGAYSLLILTDECLVASRDPHGFRPLCLGRYKGSWVVASETCAFDLMGAEFLREIDPGEVVVIDQSGLRSFHPFSEKTPAQCIFEYVYFSRPDSKIFGGHAVYPIRKALGRQLAKECPIEADVVIPVPDSGVPAALGYSEGAMIPFEIGLTRNHYVGRTFIEPEQSIRHFGVKLKLNVVPDILQGKRVVVVDDSLVRGTTSRKIVKMIRQAGAKEVHMRISSPPVVAPCFYGIDTPTQKELIGARQSLDQIRRYITADSLGYLSLEGMLGVAPEQAGHYCSACFTDQYPISFTRAEQLQLGLFETVPTSSP, from the coding sequence ATGATGACATTCATCCCTGAAGAAACGCTCCGAACAGCTCCTGATAAATTTCAAGAAGAATGTGCGGTGTTTGGAGTCTATGGCCATCGCGAAGCCGCCAATTTGACGTATTTGGGGTTGTATGCCCTGCAACACCGGGGGCAAGAAGGTTCCGGCATCGTCTCTTCGGATGGCGAACGATTATATCAACGAAAAGGCATGGGACTGGTCGCGGATATTTACTCAAAAAAAATACTCAAGGGGTTAACCGGTACAAAATCCATCGGTCATAATCGCTACTCGACAGCAGGAGAGAGCGATATGAAAAACGTACAACCGCTGACTGTGAACTTTGCCTTCGGTAATCTTGCTCTTGCACACAATGGCAATCTCATTAATGCCTCGATGCTTCGTGGCGAGCTGGAAGCCTATGGCGCTATTTTTCAATCCGATTCCGATAGCGAAGTCATCGTCCACCTGATTGCCCACTCCCACGGCGATACCTTACTCGATCGGATTATCGAAGCGTTGGGGCTGATTCGGGGGGCCTATTCTTTATTAATATTAACGGATGAGTGTTTGGTCGCATCGCGAGATCCGCATGGCTTTCGCCCACTCTGTTTGGGGCGGTATAAGGGCAGTTGGGTGGTGGCCTCGGAGACATGTGCGTTTGATCTGATGGGGGCGGAGTTTTTGCGAGAGATCGACCCTGGCGAGGTCGTCGTGATCGATCAGTCCGGCCTTAGAAGTTTCCATCCCTTTTCCGAAAAAACGCCTGCCCAATGTATCTTTGAATATGTCTACTTCTCCCGACCGGATTCGAAGATTTTTGGAGGCCATGCCGTTTATCCCATACGCAAAGCGTTAGGGCGTCAACTGGCGAAGGAATGTCCCATTGAAGCCGATGTGGTCATTCCTGTTCCGGACTCCGGTGTGCCGGCTGCCTTAGGCTATTCGGAAGGTGCGATGATTCCCTTTGAGATTGGACTCACCCGTAATCATTATGTCGGTAGGACATTCATCGAACCGGAGCAAAGCATTCGGCATTTTGGCGTGAAACTCAAACTCAACGTCGTTCCAGATATTTTACAGGGTAAACGTGTGGTTGTGGTAGACGATTCACTCGTCCGGGGCACCACGAGCCGAAAAATCGTGAAAATGATTCGACAGGCTGGGGCTAAAGAGGTGCACATGCGCATCAGTTCTCCCCCCGTTGTCGCTCCGTGTTTTTACGGCATTGATACCCCAACTCAAAAGGAACTTATCGGGGCTCGCCAAAGTCTCGACCAGATACGCCGGTACATTACCGCGGATAGCCTTGGGTATTTAAGCTTGGAGGGGATGCTCGGCGTGGCGCCGGAACAAGCCGGCCATTATTGCAGTGCCTGCTTTACCGACCAATACCCAATTTCCTTCACACGTGCGGAACAACTTCAGCTTGGTCTTTTCGAGACTGTTCCAACTTCTAGTCCATAA
- the fusA gene encoding elongation factor G has product MNDVSQPALRNVALVSAPGSGTTILSEALAFTTRAVDSMGTTSKGNTISDFELEEIHRHHSVSSSLLQLEWKGTRINFIDTPGSLDFFSDVKSCLLAVDGVILVVDAGDGIKSELEKAWDYIRERSLPCLLFINGLDKEHADFSRTFQECCQTLELNGVALTMPLRQQQQLSGVIDVIQSVAITSDTSSPKWQQHEIPLELQPPAEELRKQVIERAAEMNDQFLEKYLTDGELTAEEMLEGVTFGTLEGKLIPVLCGSALHNIGTSLLLDAVHTYLPSPADWAHVHPINGKDPLTGEPLTREVQDSEPFSGKVFKTTIDPFMGRLTYIRVQSGVLQADSGFFNVTQRIKEKGGHLFYALGKKFTATKKVSAGDIAAIGKLKDTQTGDTLAEEKHQIEFDSPQFVRPVMSYALEPKSKNDIDKVSVGLHKLVEEDPSLEFLRNDETKEMLLSGVGQTHIDVTLEKLKRKYGVEVNLHTPKIPYKETIQRPAQAQGKYKKQTGGHGQYGDCWLQLDPLPRGTGFEFVNKIVGGVIPRNFIPAVEKGVMESMLHGTIAGFPAVDLRVTVYDGSHHPVDSSEMAFKVAGSMGFKKAMELAQPTLLEPIMHVEVTVPDDMVGTIIGDLNARRGRIQGMSTKGHHQIVKALIPLAEILKYAPALTSMTAGKGSYVMEFSGYEEVPKEQTHKIIEEHKKEFVAVSS; this is encoded by the coding sequence ATGAACGATGTTAGCCAACCCGCCCTCCGTAACGTCGCCTTGGTCTCTGCCCCTGGTTCAGGTACAACAATTTTGAGTGAAGCGCTTGCCTTTACCACGCGAGCGGTCGACTCAATGGGCACGACCAGCAAAGGAAACACCATTTCAGACTTTGAACTCGAAGAAATTCATCGTCATCATTCCGTGAGTTCTTCACTTCTTCAACTTGAGTGGAAAGGAACGAGGATCAATTTTATTGACACGCCAGGTTCTTTAGATTTTTTTAGCGACGTCAAGTCATGTTTGCTAGCTGTCGATGGTGTCATCCTGGTGGTCGATGCCGGAGATGGCATAAAGAGCGAGCTCGAAAAAGCCTGGGATTACATCCGAGAGCGGTCGTTGCCATGCCTCCTCTTTATCAATGGATTGGATAAAGAGCATGCGGACTTCTCGAGAACCTTTCAGGAATGCTGCCAAACCCTGGAACTCAACGGAGTCGCTCTCACCATGCCTCTCCGTCAGCAACAACAGCTTTCAGGGGTCATCGATGTGATCCAATCGGTTGCCATCACGTCCGATACGAGTTCTCCTAAATGGCAACAACATGAAATTCCCCTGGAGCTGCAACCTCCAGCTGAAGAACTGCGCAAGCAGGTGATCGAGCGGGCTGCCGAGATGAATGATCAGTTTTTAGAGAAGTACCTGACTGATGGCGAGCTGACTGCCGAGGAGATGCTTGAAGGGGTGACGTTTGGCACGCTGGAAGGGAAACTGATTCCTGTTCTGTGCGGTTCGGCACTTCACAATATCGGGACATCCTTGTTGTTGGATGCCGTTCATACCTACCTGCCGTCTCCAGCTGATTGGGCACATGTTCATCCCATCAACGGAAAAGATCCTCTTACTGGAGAGCCTCTCACGCGAGAGGTGCAGGACAGTGAACCGTTTTCAGGAAAGGTATTTAAAACGACGATCGATCCGTTTATGGGTCGTCTGACATATATTCGAGTCCAGTCAGGGGTGTTGCAGGCCGATTCCGGTTTTTTTAACGTCACTCAACGGATCAAAGAAAAAGGCGGGCATCTTTTTTACGCGCTCGGGAAAAAATTTACGGCCACCAAGAAAGTATCAGCGGGGGATATCGCGGCCATCGGAAAGCTCAAGGACACCCAAACAGGTGATACGCTGGCTGAAGAAAAACATCAGATTGAGTTCGACTCTCCGCAGTTCGTGCGTCCGGTCATGTCGTACGCACTTGAACCCAAGAGCAAGAATGATATCGACAAAGTCAGTGTCGGGCTGCATAAACTCGTGGAAGAAGATCCTTCATTAGAGTTTTTACGGAATGATGAAACGAAAGAAATGCTCCTGAGTGGAGTCGGACAAACCCATATCGACGTCACGCTGGAGAAGTTAAAGCGAAAGTATGGGGTCGAGGTGAATCTCCATACGCCAAAAATTCCTTACAAAGAAACGATTCAACGGCCGGCGCAAGCGCAGGGGAAATACAAAAAGCAAACGGGAGGGCATGGTCAGTACGGCGACTGCTGGCTTCAGCTCGATCCGCTCCCACGCGGAACAGGGTTTGAATTTGTGAATAAGATCGTCGGGGGCGTGATACCGAGAAACTTTATTCCTGCTGTTGAAAAAGGCGTGATGGAATCCATGCTTCATGGAACGATCGCAGGATTTCCGGCTGTGGATCTTCGGGTGACGGTCTATGATGGGTCGCATCACCCCGTCGACTCATCCGAAATGGCGTTTAAGGTCGCAGGGTCCATGGGATTCAAAAAGGCCATGGAACTGGCACAGCCCACCTTGCTTGAACCGATTATGCATGTGGAAGTGACTGTACCTGATGACATGGTCGGAACCATCATTGGCGATTTGAATGCAAGACGAGGGCGCATACAAGGGATGTCGACGAAAGGTCATCATCAGATCGTCAAAGCCTTGATTCCTCTGGCAGAAATCCTTAAAT
- a CDS encoding TlpA family protein disulfide reductase, producing the protein MKRWDTIKVLFVTMLIVGGVGVLAHAAGFFKVGETAPTFSLTSLTDEPINLEAFRGKVVVLGLFHICEPCLIQGSNLQKVHEATQGKNVVVLGVNSSGDSKQHVLDFLGTFPSKVTYPYLLDPEQVTDKLYGGGKFIPNVYIIDQQGIIRWQRVGNFNMAGHEIILNEVNKLLSSSESSSL; encoded by the coding sequence ATGAAACGGTGGGATACGATCAAGGTCTTGTTCGTGACTATGTTGATAGTTGGGGGAGTTGGTGTCTTGGCCCATGCCGCTGGCTTTTTCAAAGTAGGGGAAACCGCCCCAACTTTTTCTCTGACCTCATTGACCGATGAGCCCATAAACCTCGAGGCGTTTCGAGGTAAGGTTGTCGTCCTAGGTCTTTTTCACATTTGCGAACCTTGCCTGATTCAAGGGTCGAATCTTCAAAAAGTTCATGAAGCGACACAAGGGAAAAACGTGGTTGTACTCGGGGTCAATTCGTCAGGAGATTCGAAACAGCATGTGCTCGATTTTCTTGGGACGTTTCCCAGCAAGGTGACCTATCCGTATCTTCTCGATCCCGAACAAGTGACGGACAAATTGTATGGAGGGGGAAAGTTTATCCCCAACGTGTATATTATCGATCAACAAGGAATCATCCGATGGCAACGTGTCGGAAATTTCAATATGGCCGGGCATGAAATCATTCTGAATGAAGTCAATAAACTCTTGAGTTCAAGTGAGTCTTCTTCATTATAA
- a CDS encoding methyltransferase domain-containing protein: MNSTISQQASESLSLVSGAANHQASYLRVSKSVEKYRLNCAISLHGSGANWKGTTHEFTRSTMTIIIEGCPLVVVSQSLKLCFDSPQSRFEIQGCVQHVTPIGHDTQGRWSRVKLDVVIEGLDDLKWQRVKAFLRGIASSSSRSSLQGTLVPLDSGDNLWNIKSVRLSDTDSCQDSSRAPIARVIEPLTQSFQAGSPESTSSNISVVSTEVMFPSQDGRMIRAYHDTPSIAVSSDSPVIILSPGYGETKREYIMLSYYFAVNGFHVLRYDHSNHVGSSDGDHLYTTLSTMREDLVAVLNYAASRWPLSAKGLVATSLSARVAIKTLAHEAKVDLLCLLTPIVDVRSTLQSVHQEDLIAAYYQRRHKGVTNVLGFNVELDDWLADAVTGQFSDLETTSDDIGKIQAPVVIVSAEHDAWVDLGSTTAVVEGLGEHLQQWTVIPRGLHRVLENPKRAKAVYRELIHCARHTLLGKAGRSDVQEPVRKAIGCQNKIEREQKKATQPSLELSGFWKDYLDHFHYIVNFSDYQQLLDHMFQLLGPVQSGDRILDAGCGNGNFGSLMLHKQHAASRAPRQGQVDDFQYVGIDFVPTALAHAQHQYHATYNTYFSGRTSDGSENASAFHCVDLNQPLPFKDGSFDKVVSNLVLGYLDNPAATIQELMRVLAPGGTLVLSNLKPNSDLSRIFMNFVGETSKTEEVEEAKQLLNNSGKIREAEGEGLFHFPDSDELEELFLTAGKSGKLNIYSTFANQAYIVEFRKAMAHEGQSDISYSEALRAA, from the coding sequence ATGAATTCCACGATTTCTCAACAGGCGTCTGAATCTCTTTCTCTCGTCAGCGGTGCAGCGAATCATCAGGCTTCCTATCTCAGGGTAAGCAAATCGGTAGAGAAATACCGATTGAACTGCGCGATCTCACTTCATGGGTCCGGTGCGAATTGGAAAGGAACGACTCATGAGTTCACCCGCTCAACCATGACAATCATCATCGAGGGTTGTCCATTAGTCGTGGTCTCACAATCTCTCAAGCTCTGTTTCGATTCACCCCAATCACGTTTTGAAATTCAAGGATGCGTTCAACACGTCACTCCTATTGGTCATGACACTCAAGGTCGTTGGTCTCGCGTCAAACTCGATGTAGTGATTGAGGGCTTGGATGACCTGAAATGGCAACGTGTCAAGGCGTTCCTCAGAGGCATCGCGTCATCCTCTTCCCGTTCTTCGCTACAAGGCACCCTGGTTCCGTTGGACTCCGGAGATAACCTTTGGAATATAAAGTCGGTCCGGCTTTCAGATACTGATTCCTGTCAGGATTCCTCGCGCGCTCCCATTGCACGCGTCATTGAACCGCTGACGCAGAGTTTTCAAGCAGGCAGTCCGGAGAGCACGTCCTCAAACATATCTGTCGTGAGTACCGAGGTGATGTTTCCAAGCCAAGATGGACGAATGATTCGGGCGTATCATGATACTCCATCTATCGCCGTGTCTTCTGACAGCCCCGTGATCATTCTTTCTCCTGGTTACGGCGAAACCAAACGTGAGTACATCATGCTGTCGTACTACTTTGCGGTCAATGGATTTCATGTTCTTCGGTATGATCACAGCAATCATGTGGGATCCAGTGATGGCGACCATCTGTACACGACACTGTCGACGATGCGAGAAGATCTTGTCGCCGTGCTGAACTACGCCGCCTCACGGTGGCCTCTGAGCGCAAAAGGACTCGTCGCCACGAGCCTGAGCGCCCGAGTCGCGATCAAAACCCTCGCACACGAAGCCAAAGTGGATTTGTTATGTCTGCTGACGCCCATCGTTGACGTTCGCAGCACGCTTCAGTCCGTACATCAGGAAGATTTGATCGCGGCGTATTATCAACGACGACACAAGGGGGTGACCAATGTGCTGGGATTTAATGTTGAACTGGATGATTGGCTGGCGGATGCTGTTACTGGTCAGTTTTCTGACCTGGAAACAACGTCTGATGACATCGGCAAGATTCAAGCTCCGGTCGTGATCGTGAGTGCCGAACATGATGCATGGGTGGATTTGGGAAGTACCACAGCCGTGGTAGAAGGGTTGGGCGAACACTTACAACAATGGACAGTCATTCCTCGCGGTCTGCATCGTGTGCTGGAAAACCCCAAACGCGCCAAGGCTGTCTATCGTGAGCTGATTCATTGTGCACGACATACCTTGCTAGGAAAAGCAGGCAGGTCTGACGTCCAGGAACCGGTCAGGAAAGCCATCGGCTGTCAGAACAAGATTGAACGGGAGCAGAAGAAAGCGACGCAACCATCGCTCGAATTATCAGGGTTTTGGAAAGACTACCTGGATCACTTTCATTACATCGTCAATTTTTCGGATTACCAACAATTACTGGACCACATGTTTCAACTACTCGGTCCCGTACAATCTGGAGATCGCATCTTAGATGCCGGCTGTGGAAATGGAAATTTCGGATCACTCATGCTTCATAAACAACACGCAGCCTCACGCGCACCTCGCCAGGGTCAAGTGGACGACTTCCAATACGTAGGGATCGACTTCGTTCCGACCGCGTTAGCGCATGCACAACATCAATACCACGCGACCTACAATACTTATTTTTCAGGACGTACATCAGACGGTTCAGAAAATGCTTCGGCGTTCCATTGTGTCGATCTCAATCAACCGCTCCCATTCAAAGATGGTTCATTCGATAAGGTTGTCTCGAATCTTGTTTTAGGGTATTTAGACAATCCTGCTGCCACCATCCAAGAACTGATGAGGGTTCTGGCCCCTGGGGGAACGCTTGTCTTATCCAATCTTAAACCCAACTCAGATCTATCGCGAATTTTCATGAATTTCGTAGGAGAAACATCTAAGACTGAAGAAGTCGAAGAAGCCAAACAATTGTTAAACAATTCTGGAAAAATTCGGGAAGCGGAAGGCGAAGGATTGTTTCATTTTCCTGACAGTGATGAATTAGAAGAACTCTTTCTCACGGCCGGCAAGTCCGGCAAACTCAACATCTACAGCACATTCGCGAATCAAGCCTATATCGTAGAATTCCGCAAAGCAATGGCGCATGAAGGGCAATCTGACATTTCGTATAGTGAAGCCTTACGAGCGGCCTGA
- a CDS encoding ATP-binding protein, whose protein sequence is MNFYAFSGLINGFISSGLGLFIFSRAPKNAKHQTYGLYCLSLSIWSYAYYFWHIQNDPDSALFLTRALMAGAILIPITHIQHVVTLLGIQQRHRVLLWFGYVLTGGFLLSDMTTLFVSEVKPIAEFPYWPVPGPAFSLYLAWFIFSIGYAAYLFGSEYRKATGIRRTQYLYLLVGSLAGYLGGATNFPLWYGVPIMPYGTILVSLYVVAVAYTLVRYRMLDFSIAVERSLTFLFLLVALSIPALGVLLYLEQIYLGQVNIQFTVLLLLVASILVALAYRMMEGMQAAVSKALFRERHDMYQALSTFSKSLVTNLKLKPLAHEIVHMLGQVMGIQHVVLFILDKERKEYAPISQFGLTTDIEQIPKPTLNDPLPRHLTASQSLIIRDELEDTADSSSILSSLKATMESMGIDLCLPLINKRRLLGFCVLGPKTSTAAFTSLDIDLLTTLSHEAAIAIDNAMLYEELKRSQALVRRTDRLRSLETMAGGLAHEIRNPLTSIKAFVDLVPERATDESFLLRFGQVVKDDVLRIERLTKEILDYARPAEPFLKLEDVNEIVESCLYALRIRASHQIVVIETDLANGLPAVYVDRQQLKQVFLNLFLNATESMAEKGGTLTVRSSAILQQNGDRRVRVEVRDTGGGIAQEDLEHIFDPFFTTKHHSEEHEGTGLGLAIAHQIIQEHKGHVEVKSELGKGAIFIVDLPAQNRSSPLLEDVLSV, encoded by the coding sequence ATGAACTTTTATGCCTTTAGTGGCTTGATTAATGGTTTCATCAGTTCGGGGCTCGGACTATTCATTTTTTCTCGAGCCCCCAAAAACGCCAAACATCAAACGTATGGGCTGTATTGCTTAAGCTTGTCTATTTGGAGTTACGCCTACTACTTTTGGCATATCCAGAATGACCCCGATTCCGCATTATTTCTTACCCGCGCCTTGATGGCCGGCGCCATCCTCATTCCGATTACACACATTCAACATGTGGTGACATTGCTCGGCATTCAACAGCGTCATCGCGTGCTCCTCTGGTTTGGATATGTCCTGACGGGAGGCTTCCTCCTGAGTGATATGACGACCCTTTTCGTTTCAGAGGTCAAGCCTATCGCAGAATTTCCGTATTGGCCTGTTCCCGGCCCAGCCTTTTCTTTGTACCTGGCTTGGTTTATTTTTTCCATTGGGTATGCAGCCTATCTGTTCGGGAGCGAATATCGGAAGGCCACAGGCATTCGGCGAACCCAGTATTTGTACCTCTTGGTGGGTTCACTCGCCGGTTATCTTGGGGGGGCGACGAACTTTCCGTTGTGGTACGGGGTGCCAATCATGCCCTATGGCACGATCCTCGTCAGCCTCTATGTCGTGGCGGTTGCGTACACGCTGGTTCGCTACCGGATGTTGGATTTTTCAATTGCCGTCGAACGAAGCCTCACATTCTTATTCTTACTGGTTGCGCTCTCCATTCCCGCCCTAGGCGTCTTACTCTATCTCGAGCAGATTTATTTAGGGCAGGTGAACATTCAGTTCACCGTTCTACTCTTGTTGGTGGCCTCCATCTTAGTCGCGTTAGCGTACCGGATGATGGAAGGCATGCAGGCTGCCGTCTCGAAAGCGCTCTTTCGGGAACGACATGACATGTACCAAGCGCTGTCGACGTTCTCAAAATCCCTCGTCACGAATTTAAAACTGAAGCCGCTCGCACACGAGATTGTCCACATGCTCGGGCAAGTCATGGGCATTCAGCATGTCGTGTTATTTATCTTGGACAAGGAGCGAAAAGAATATGCCCCGATTTCTCAATTCGGGTTAACGACTGACATTGAGCAGATCCCGAAACCGACGCTCAACGATCCCCTGCCCAGGCACCTCACTGCCTCTCAATCACTCATTATTCGTGATGAGCTTGAAGATACGGCTGATTCCTCATCGATCCTGAGCAGCCTCAAGGCTACGATGGAATCCATGGGGATTGATCTGTGCCTACCCTTGATCAACAAACGACGTCTTCTGGGGTTTTGCGTCCTTGGCCCTAAAACCTCGACGGCTGCATTTACCTCGTTGGATATTGATCTCTTGACGACCTTATCGCATGAAGCGGCGATCGCCATCGATAATGCCATGCTCTACGAGGAGCTCAAGAGATCCCAAGCTCTGGTTCGACGAACGGATCGTTTACGAAGCTTGGAAACCATGGCGGGAGGGCTAGCGCATGAAATTCGAAATCCCCTGACATCGATTAAAGCATTCGTGGATCTCGTCCCCGAACGAGCGACCGATGAGTCGTTTTTATTACGGTTTGGACAAGTCGTCAAAGATGACGTCTTGAGGATTGAACGCTTGACGAAGGAAATTTTGGACTACGCACGTCCGGCAGAACCGTTCTTGAAACTCGAAGACGTGAATGAGATCGTCGAATCGTGTTTGTATGCTCTCCGGATTAGGGCATCGCATCAAATCGTAGTGATTGAGACTGATTTGGCCAACGGCCTGCCGGCGGTCTACGTCGATCGACAACAACTCAAACAAGTCTTCCTGAATCTATTTTTAAATGCGACTGAATCGATGGCTGAGAAAGGGGGAACGCTGACCGTTCGAAGTTCTGCCATCCTTCAGCAAAACGGAGACCGCAGGGTCAGAGTCGAGGTTCGCGATACGGGAGGAGGGATCGCTCAGGAAGATCTTGAGCATATTTTTGACCCCTTTTTCACGACCAAGCACCATAGCGAGGAACATGAAGGCACAGGATTAGGCCTCGCGATCGCCCATCAGATCATCCAGGAACATAAGGGGCATGTCGAAGTCAAAAGCGAGTTGGGAAAAGGGGCCATCTTTATCGTCGACTTGCCGGCGCAGAACCGCTCATCACCATTGCTTGAGGATGTGTTGTCTGTGTGA
- a CDS encoding tetratricopeptide repeat protein, with product MILYPSMHESRSTQLNRLGNEHFSRGFYTDAYHCYAQALETDRKSGDQRALAMTLGNLGNICAVSGRRMQAQTYYHEVLEIQKILGDERGISTTLANLGNLSADAGDWERARAFYLEALDLMNDTGDYAGKAILLSDLGLVARETGQYDLAFQYYQESLFLMRRVGNQAGQADVYRMMARLYLAQRRYDEAIACAQTSLAMAERLQDELRMGGAWYVLASSHEGKGYWQEAIQYLERVVRVDQKYDLPKLLENTERLKHLRERHSREE from the coding sequence TTGATCCTGTATCCGTCCATGCATGAATCACGATCGACACAGTTAAACCGTCTTGGGAATGAACACTTTTCTCGTGGGTTCTATACGGATGCGTATCATTGTTATGCTCAAGCGTTAGAAACCGATCGCAAGAGTGGAGATCAGCGGGCCCTGGCTATGACGTTGGGAAATTTAGGAAATATCTGTGCGGTCAGTGGGCGACGCATGCAAGCGCAAACGTACTATCATGAGGTGCTGGAAATTCAAAAAATTTTAGGGGATGAACGCGGGATTAGCACGACCCTCGCCAACTTGGGGAATTTATCAGCTGATGCTGGCGACTGGGAGCGCGCGCGCGCCTTTTATTTAGAAGCCCTAGACTTGATGAACGATACCGGTGACTACGCAGGCAAAGCGATCTTGCTGTCGGACCTCGGCCTCGTCGCTCGTGAAACCGGACAGTATGACCTGGCGTTTCAGTATTACCAAGAGTCGCTTTTTCTCATGCGAAGAGTCGGTAATCAGGCCGGACAAGCTGACGTCTATCGGATGATGGCGCGACTATACCTGGCCCAACGGCGGTACGATGAAGCGATCGCTTGCGCCCAGACGAGCCTGGCTATGGCGGAACGGCTTCAAGACGAGCTTCGCATGGGTGGCGCCTGGTACGTGTTGGCCAGCAGCCATGAAGGAAAGGGATATTGGCAAGAAGCCATACAGTATCTTGAGCGTGTCGTGCGTGTTGACCAAAAATACGACCTGCCAAAGCTTCTGGAGAATACTGAACGTCTCAAGCATCTTCGTGAGCGTCACTCGCGGGAAGAATAG
- a CDS encoding acetylserotonin O-methyltransferase produces MSIHKFGDFREAVFQFRLPRILLTALELELFTVMNGQKWTIRALAKTLRVSQRGLDILCRNLLSAGLLRKDGARYQNSPFARRLLNRHSEDYRGAYLDLIQRQWSDWASLTQAVKTGKPIEPQGPGTPEYRRSFSWAMHERSLDVARQVAGQLNLKTATSLLDVGGGPGTYALEFLDKNPSLRATIFDRPEALDVAREIAQTRRSHARVSYMAGDFLMDPIQRKYDVMWLSNVIHIYSAAENLKLFRRLRPHLNPGGRLLIQDTFLVDRAGSRPAESNLFAVTMLLFTESGNTYQATDVQAWLKKAGYRKQGMVKLKKGTGDWEGRLIQGSL; encoded by the coding sequence ATGAGTATTCACAAATTTGGAGATTTTCGTGAGGCCGTTTTTCAGTTTCGATTGCCTCGCATTCTTTTGACGGCCCTTGAGCTTGAACTCTTCACCGTCATGAACGGTCAGAAGTGGACGATTCGCGCTTTGGCCAAGACCTTACGGGTGAGTCAACGCGGCCTCGACATACTCTGCCGGAATTTGCTGAGCGCCGGACTCCTTCGCAAGGATGGGGCCCGCTATCAAAATAGTCCGTTTGCCCGACGCCTTCTCAATCGACACAGCGAAGATTATCGTGGCGCGTATCTCGATTTGATCCAACGACAATGGAGCGATTGGGCGAGCCTGACGCAGGCTGTTAAAACTGGAAAACCGATCGAGCCCCAAGGGCCTGGGACGCCTGAGTATCGCCGGAGTTTTAGCTGGGCCATGCATGAACGATCATTGGACGTCGCCCGGCAGGTGGCCGGACAGCTGAACCTGAAAACCGCAACATCTCTCTTAGATGTCGGGGGAGGGCCAGGGACCTATGCGCTGGAATTCCTGGATAAGAATCCCTCACTGCGCGCCACGATCTTTGATCGGCCTGAGGCCTTGGATGTGGCCAGGGAAATTGCTCAAACTCGTCGATCTCATGCGCGAGTATCGTATATGGCCGGGGATTTTTTGATGGATCCGATTCAGAGGAAATATGACGTCATGTGGTTGTCGAATGTCATTCATATTTATTCTGCAGCGGAGAATCTCAAATTATTCAGACGCCTGCGCCCCCATCTCAATCCTGGCGGCCGTCTTTTGATTCAAGACACCTTTTTAGTGGATCGTGCCGGCAGCCGGCCTGCCGAATCCAATCTTTTTGCCGTGACCATGTTATTGTTCACCGAATCCGGCAATACGTACCAGGCCACGGACGTTCAAGCTTGGCTGAAGAAAGCTGGATACCGAAAACAGGGAATGGTCAAACTCAAAAAAGGCACAGGAGATTGGGAGGGTAGGTTAATCCAGGGATCACTATAA